Below is a genomic region from Halobacterium sp. CBA1132.
TTCTGTGCTCGGTTGGACGAACTCGGTTTCGAGACGTACGAGTGGGACGTCGACGTGGAGTTGCTCGCGAGCCATCGATCGTTTCCGGACGACCCCCGCGAGATTCGGGCGGCCGACCGGCGCAGTGTCGGTGGCGTCCTCGAACTCGGCGACCCGGATGCGGGGCCGACACTCGTGTTGAACGGCCACCTCGACGTGGTGCCGGCCGACGAGGCGGTGTGGTCGTCGCAGCCGTTCGAGGCACGATGGCGCGGGGACGAGCTGACCGCGCGCGGCGCGGCGGACATGAAGTCCGGGCTCGCGGCGTGCGTGTTCGCGGCGCTCGCACTCGCAGAGCGCGGCCTGGACGGACGAGTCGTCGTTGAGGGCGTGGTCGGTGAGGAGGCTGGTGGCGTCGGCGCGGCGACCGCGGCGCTGGACAATCCGTACCCGTTCGACCGAGACGCCGCGATTATCGCCGAGCCGACCGCGCTCACTCCCGTGGTCGCCTCCGAGGGGAGCCTGATGAAGCGCCTACGACTGACCGGGCGGTCCTCGCACGCGGCGACGCCGTGGCGCGGCGAGTCCGTGCTTCCGCACTTCGACAGCGTCCGGGAGGCGTTCGCGGACCTCGCCGAGGAGCGCGAGCAGTCGGTCACTCATCCGTTGTACGAGGAGTTCCCGACGAAGTGGCCCGTCGTCTGCGGGACCGTAGAGGCCGGCGAGTGGGCGTCGACGGTACCGGCTTCCTTGACTGCGGAGTGGCGCATCGGCGTCGCACCCGGCGAGACCGTCGCAGCGGTCGAGGCCGAGTTCGAGGAACGACTCGCGGACGTGGTCGCGGACAGCGAGTGGCTCTCGGAACACCCGCCGGAGTTCGAGCGATTCTCCGTCCAGTTCGAGGCATCAGAAATCTCGCCTGACGAGCCGGTCGTGACCGCCGTCCAGTCGGGGATGCGCGCGAACGACCTCGGGGAGACGGCGCCGCGCGGCGTGACGTACGGCGCGGACGCGCGCCACTACATCGAGGCGGGGATTCCGACCGTGATGTTCGGGCCGGGGAGCATCGAGCAGGCGCACTTCCCGGACGAGACAATCGACTTTCGGGAGGTCGAGACGGCGGTGGACGTGCTCGCGGACGCGGCGGAGGCGTTCCTCGCGCAGAACTAGAGGTAGTCGCGGAGCGCGTCCGCGATGACGTCGTCGGGGTCGGTGTCGGAGACGGTGGCGTGCCGGCGGAGGTCGCGGTAGACCGGCGACGGGAGCGTGACCGTGACTTCCCCGGGCGTGACACCGAGGGCTTCGAGCACTTCGTCGAGGGGTTGTCCGTCGTTGACCGCGCTGGCGGCTTGGCGGACGTCGCGGACAGTGAGGTCGTTGTCGACGACGGCCCACGCGAGGAGATAGCGGTCGTCGCCGCCGACGCGCGCGATGTGTTTGGCGGCGGTCGGGGGGATGTGGCCGGCGGCGACGTGCTCGCGGACGGCCCGCGGGAGGTCGTGGACGCGCGCCCACTTCCGGATGAACGAGACGCCGACGTCGCCGTCCGCGCGCTCGGCGGCGGCCTTGTAGGAGTTCTCGGCGCGGACGAGCGCGGCGCAGGCGGCGGCGCCGCGGAGCATGTAGAGGTGGCTGTCGCCGAGTTCGTTTCGCGCGAACGCGCCGACGGTCTCGGCGGCTTCGGCGACGCTGTCGGGGTCGTCGGGGTCGAACGAGACGGCTTCGCGGGCGTGTTCGCCGGTGACGCGTTCGTCCCCGCGGACGACCGGCTCGCCGACGGGTGATTCTCGGTCCGTCGGCGGGAGCCGCTCCTCGTCAGTCATAGCGTCCGGTAACGGCGTTGCGCGTAAAACACCTACTCCTCGTCGTCGTGGTTCTCCCGGCGTTCCGAGAGGTGCTCCCAGATCTCCGTGCAGCCCGCGCCGGGTTCCACGTCGGCGAGGTGGTCGTCGTCGCGGTCCTGCGTCTCCTCGCGGTCGGCGTCGCGTTCGGCGTGTTGGTTCACTCGCCGTCCACCTCGCCTGTGAACAGCTCGGGTGCGGCGTCGGCGGACGCGTGCTGACGGTGGCTGCGCGTACGGGTTTGCATATTCGACAGTATGGCGTACACACGGTTAACTGTCGCTGCGCGCGCAACGTCCGCCAGGGCTGGCTGGTACCAGAGAGTTTTGACGGTAGTGGGGACGGCAGGCAGGCGTTGCCAGCGCCGACGAGTGGACCCGACTGGGGCACTAACGGGAGGTATGGCGACGCGATTGCGGTTGCTCGACGACGCCGCGTGGGTGAGCGTGAACGACGAGCGCGAGGTGGGGACCAGCGAGGTGTGGCCGGTCGCGGAGGGCTTCTGTTCGTGCGAGCTCGCGTGGCTCGTCGTCGAGGCGTTCGTGGACGTGAGCGTGGACGGGCGGCGCGTGGAGGCGCGCCCGCACGGCCACTGTCTGAACTGCGGGGAGTCCGGAACGACGCCGTGGCTGCCGGTCGGGAAGGTGACCGACGACGGGTTCGAGCTCGTCGAAGGTGTTCGCCGATAGCGGTAACAATATCCGCTATCGAACGGCCGCGGGGAACCTTGACACCAAGCACGCCTTGGTAAGGCCGGACGCCGAGTGTGTGTCTATATGCCAACGGACGTCGAGCGCTGGAAAGACGAGGTCTACGGGAACGAAATCCGGGAGCATCTCTTCCGGTTCGCGGAGGAGGGATGGGACGCCATCCCCGAGGACGAGGAGGACGCGTGGTTCGAGCGGTTCAAGTGGTGGGGGCTGTACCACCAGCGGAAGGGCCAAGAGAGCTACTTCATGATGCGCATCGGGACGCCCAACGGCGTCCTCGAACCCGGGCAACTGCGCACCGTCGCGGAGATCGCCGACGAGTACGCCCGCGGCCCGGTCGACAATCCGGAGTTCGGCGCGGCGTACTGTGACTGGACGACCCGCCAGTCGATTCAGCTCCACTGGATCAAACTGGAGGACGTTCCGGACATCTTCGAGAAACTGGAAGCGAACGACCTCACGACCCAGCAGGCCTGCGGTGACTCGTGGCGCAACATCGTCGGCTGTCCGGTTGCCGGGAAGGACACCCACGAGCACATCGACGCGTGGCCGGTCGCCGAGGAACTCCACGAGACGTTCAAGGGTAACGACGACTACTCGAACCTCCCGCGCAAGTGGAAGGTCTCGGTGACTGGCTGCGACCAGGGCTGCGGGCAGGGCGACATCAACGACCTCGCGTTCGAGCCCGCCGAGAAGCACGGCGAACTCGGCTTCAACGTCCGCATCGGGGGCGGTCTCTCCCGGAAGGAGCCGCGTCTCGCTCGCGACGTCGACATCTGGGTGCCCGAGGAGAAGGCCACCGACATCGCGGCCGCGACGACCGAACTGTTCAACGACCACGGCGACCGCGAGGACCGCTACAACGCCCGCATCAAGTTCCTCGTCGACGAGTGGGGCGCCGACAAGGTTCGTCGCGTCCTGCAGGAGGATTACACCGACTGGGACCTCGAAACCGCGGGCGACGACCTCCGCGACCAGTACACGTACAACGCGGGCGGCCACGAGCACGGCGACCACGTCGGCGTCCACGAGCAGCCCGACGGCAACTACTACGTGGGCCTGAACGTCCTCGTGGGCCGGCAGGGCGTCGAGGACGTCTACGAACTCGCGGACCTCGCTGACGAGTACGGCAGCGGCGAAGTCCGCCTCACGCAGCGACAGAACGTCATCGTGACGGACATCCCCGAGGCGGACCTCGACGACTTCCTCGCCGCGGACCTGCTGGACGACTACTCGCCGGACCCCCACCCGTTCATGCGGGGCTCCATCGCGTGTACGGGCACCGAGTACTGCTCGCTGTCCATCGTGGAGACGAAGAACCGCCAGGTGCGGTACGCGCGCTGGCTGAAGGAGAACGTCGACG
It encodes:
- a CDS encoding nitrite/sulfite reductase; translation: MPTDVERWKDEVYGNEIREHLFRFAEEGWDAIPEDEEDAWFERFKWWGLYHQRKGQESYFMMRIGTPNGVLEPGQLRTVAEIADEYARGPVDNPEFGAAYCDWTTRQSIQLHWIKLEDVPDIFEKLEANDLTTQQACGDSWRNIVGCPVAGKDTHEHIDAWPVAEELHETFKGNDDYSNLPRKWKVSVTGCDQGCGQGDINDLAFEPAEKHGELGFNVRIGGGLSRKEPRLARDVDIWVPEEKATDIAAATTELFNDHGDREDRYNARIKFLVDEWGADKVRRVLQEDYTDWDLETAGDDLRDQYTYNAGGHEHGDHVGVHEQPDGNYYVGLNVLVGRQGVEDVYELADLADEYGSGEVRLTQRQNVIVTDIPEADLDDFLAADLLDDYSPDPHPFMRGSIACTGTEYCSLSIVETKNRQVRYARWLKENVDVPEAVTDFHIHLSGCTASCAQPQIADISLRGMKTRKDGEPVEALDVGLGGGLGENPHFAEWVEMRVPADEVPGYIQNLLATYEDEQQGGETFREFIQRQDEDALQELADPEETDYHDPYMHNTKMTWYPYADEDDMDASPAPTDGDGEPISADD
- a CDS encoding M20/M25/M40 family metallo-hydrolase, yielding MPGVREFASELVSFASTDGDEASVSSWFCARLDELGFETYEWDVDVELLASHRSFPDDPREIRAADRRSVGGVLELGDPDAGPTLVLNGHLDVVPADEAVWSSQPFEARWRGDELTARGAADMKSGLAACVFAALALAERGLDGRVVVEGVVGEEAGGVGAATAALDNPYPFDRDAAIIAEPTALTPVVASEGSLMKRLRLTGRSSHAATPWRGESVLPHFDSVREAFADLAEEREQSVTHPLYEEFPTKWPVVCGTVEAGEWASTVPASLTAEWRIGVAPGETVAAVEAEFEERLADVVADSEWLSEHPPEFERFSVQFEASEISPDEPVVTAVQSGMRANDLGETAPRGVTYGADARHYIEAGIPTVMFGPGSIEQAHFPDETIDFREVETAVDVLADAAEAFLAQN